The Elaeis guineensis isolate ETL-2024a chromosome 12, EG11, whole genome shotgun sequence sequence TATTAGTATTATAATAAGAAAAGAATGGCTGCCGATCGGCGAAGGCACTCCAATCTTCAGTGCTTCCTCACCCGCACCACCCCTTCCGTGCCGTCGCATTCTCTCCCAAAGGTGCCTCTTTCGTTCTTCCCGTTTCTTTATTCGTTCGTATTTTCTTTATCGATGTGAATCGGATATTACATGTTTAAATTggtttattaaaattttagctaatTATCTCAAGTTTCTTGGTCattttttgttctttttaatCTGTAGTGACGCCACCAGTTTGCTCATCTTTTTTAtgtttctaatttgatttcttaTATCATCTTTTACCTTTTTCACCGTATGGATTTTTCATTTACTATTTTTCTAAAAgagtttttctttctcttttattaaTTGATTCTTTGTGCTTCTTATTCATGGATCTAAAATTTCGATCTTTATTTATAGGTGTTTCTGTCTATATATACAAAGGTGATTTGAAAAGATATGCAGATCAATTGGAATGTGAATTTTGGAAATGGCTACCCCTTTTTGTCGTCTTTTTGCTCATTGCAGATCCTTTGGGTCTTCAGTGGTCAAAGCTTCCATTTTTATGTGTCTAGGTTATAAGCTACAATTGAGTTATATATTATATGAGATCCTCTTCCTTGCTTGGAAAATTTTAGCGATTTGTGGATATGGATCCATGTCGGtctggagaaaaaaaagaaaaagctgatcgccacctctctctttcttctttttttcccttcTCTTTGAGAATTGCATGATCTGAGTTGCTAACCTTCTCTTTGATATTGTATTATTACTTCTTGCTATCCATGTTCCACGTTATTCTTCCCCAATTCCAATGAATGTTTTTTCAATCCTGTGATACTTCCATGAAGTTACAGAAATGATGATGTTAGATTTTATCAATGCAGACATGCATTCGAGATCTAAACAGCCTCTGGCACCCAGTCATCAAGGGCGCGATGGAGTACTTCACTCTCAAAGACCTCTGGGATCAGTATACCGAGTGGAGTGTCTATGGTGCTGGTGTCCCAGTTGTCCTTAATAATGGCGAGACTGTAGTCCAGTACTATGTACCCTACCTGTCTGCTATCCAGATTTACACCAGCAAATCTCCTGTGGCTTCAAGGTCTCCTATTGGATCCGACCTACTGAATTTCACACTTGTTGATGGTACCCATTCTAGGCAACTCTAGACTAAGCTGcgttttgattttcttgtaaaGGAACATGCTGGAAGAGAGTGAGAGTGATTCTTGCAGCGATGACAGTGAGAGTGAGAAGCTGTCTAGGTCATGGGATACTGTATCAGATGACTCAGTCTTCGACCAGGATGCTTCATGGCCTACTAGGGAACACCTAGGTCATTTGTGCTTTCATTATATTGAGTATGGTGCTCCTTATGGAAGACTGCCACTCGCAGACAAGGTACAGATTGTTTTGCTAAGATTATCTATTTgatttaatttcatgaatttctgTTATGACAAGTTTACAACTAAACATGTTGGAATGGCTTTTCTACATCTATTTTCCTAATTGTCTCATTGGTCAGGTGACGGAGCTCGCTCGCACTTATCCGGGTTTGATGACCCTCAAGAGTGTGGAACTCTCACCTGCTAGCTGGATGTCAGTTGCATGGTACGCCAATCTTTTCTTCATTCCTTTTCAACTTTTTTGTTTCTGTTTTAAGTTTGGAGATGCTaggtaaaattttgaaaatgatgggTTACAGAAGGCATTCTTAAATCCATGGCTGAGGTAGAAATGCCATCAGATCTTTGTAGCAATGTAATATCACTGATAACAACATACCATGCAAGCTGTATCATCAGTAAGCCACTTTGTTGCCTTTAGAAGATATGGGGAGTTACTAAGCATGTACATTTCTGTAGATATTTCAGAAGAGATATGATAGATAAGAAATATAGGCTTTTCTTTTCTTAGCATTTTATCATCCCCTTCATGAAATTCAGATTAGCATTTGAATTTATTGATTTCCAGtaaacttatttatttatttttgacagGTATCCTATTTATCATATTCCAGCTCGTAGAAATGTAAAAGATTTGTCTGCATGCTTTCTGACCTATCATACAATCTCCTCAGCTTTTCAAGGTATGCGTTCATATTGGAGGGTAGAAGCGAGAGGAATGGAAATTTGTGCACTTGTTTTCCTTATTATCTCATGATGTCACTCATTTTTGATTTAGTTTTTTTGTCAATTTACTCTTTTATACTCATGGCTGTTCCATTTATTAGGAAGGAGATGCCTTATGAGCATTTGCATGTGTATATTCTTAGCTAtccttatattattataataaagcaGCTGAATTTATATGTGAATATGATGCTCGATGCAGCGGCTTTAGGCTTAAAATTATAGCATGATCTGAAATGATACATGGAATTAGAACGGCCCTAGTATGATTCAGTTACAGCATGCTAGTTTATGAACACTGcaagaattaatatattttttattccttAAATTATCTGTAGCCGATTGTTGTTAGTGATAAACAAGCATCTATTGATGAATGAACAAATGAAAGTGAGGCAGACCATCTTTTCCAGAGGACAATTATGGCAATATATTCACCAACCGCTTTGGGGTTTGGTGGGACATATGAGAAATTTATTTATCCTCCCATATCCTTTCTCCAAATTTGCTGAGATTTGTGTCATTTCTTTTGTTCCACCCTGACCCTCATCATAGTCATCAGGGATTCAGGATTTGATGAGCTCTTAAATTCATCCCAATCATCTGATGCCAATGACAGGGAGCTAATTTCTCCTTCATCATTTCAAAGTTTTATTATTTGTGATCACCTGCATGATCCGTGGATCATGATCTTACACTCTGTGGTCTATGATGATGAACAGTTCTATGATTGTTAAAAAAATCTGTCTAAGAATCACGAAAAACAGTTTTTAGGAAAACTTTAGCTGTGAGTTTTTTAAGCTAATTTAGTGCATTTGTTGTTGGCTATGTGCATGGTCATGTAAATTTTTGTGCCTGTTCTAGTTATGTTTTAAGACAGGTCCAATTTTTTGCGCACCACAATCTATCCAATAGGGTAACAGGAAGCTGATATAACATCCAATAGGGCAATGAGAAGTTGaccatgtaatatttttattcacGTAATCCATGAGTCATTCCCCTCATGGGAAATTTTCATTTGGCATTTTTCAACCATCTTGTTTTTGCAATTCAAATTCTGAATCATGTCTAATCTGTCAACCCCTTGGCTAACTTTATAGTAACACATGCTACTTCCTGGATGAAGTGAGATGGATTTGAAGTTTTAAATCCTTGCAAGGACAAGGCCAAAAGAAATTAACCAATGATGTTATCTTTGGAGATATTTAAAAAGCATCTGACAAGTTGGAGTTGGAAATAACCCACAGCGCCCAAGAGGGGGCATGCAGtgctttttttaaagaataaattcTCAATGCATTTCGAACAGTACTTTGTTCAAAATATCGATATTTATATCAAATCCATATCATCCAAAATATATCTCATATTGACCTTATGGTAACATTGTATGTCTCTAACTACTTCTGGTCTCTCTTTAATATGTTTTATGTTGGTTGGCTATTGTATTAATTTGGCGGGCTCCAGGTAGCAAAAGAAATTAAGATGTTTAGGTctttaaagattttaatttaggatcTTGGATTCAGGATCTACATGAAGGAAAGCTGTAGTGATATTGGTATTGTTTGGGAGTCATAATGTGTCGGACAGCAGTTCCTGCACCAATACTATCAAGAAAAGTAGAATGACATGGGCAGCTTTAACTTGTTTAGTAAAGTGACTTATTATCTTCAGAACAGAACACAGTTGACAGGATATGGTGGCCAAGCATCATATTTACagttcaaaagatttttttgtttgtttgtgtttgtttttgcttttgtttttttttccatAATGGATGACGCTTGAACAGCCCTTCAATAATGAAGTATCATTTTTATATGCTACACTACATCTTCATTTTATGTGGATACTTACTCCCCAGTTTAGTCTGCATCCTGAATATTCAAATTATTTTCATACTGTATGTAGCTTggattgacatattttcatgatcAGGCACTGAGAAGTAGCATTGGTTAACATGAAGTAACTCTTTCTCTTCACTCACTAGTCCTTTCACATTCATATAATATTACAGTTACCAGCCTTTGCAATCTCAGGATTTACAAATCACCTGCATACCTGATGCAATTAAGATCTACCCCTTTCTATATTTATCATTTTTTGCTAACTTTTTAGTCCTAATGGACAGAGAGTAAAAGCTAGATTGGTAACACTCACTGTGATATATGTATTTTTGACCGTAATGTGTGAATTCAAATTGAGGCAAAGTTGAATATATTTGTATACTTTGATAACTGCTTCTAATTTAGTTCACTTTCGTGCACATTATTCTGGATGACTGCCCCTCGATAGTTTCAAAAATTTCCTTGCTAGCTGTTCTCTGCTGGCTCTAGCATGCATTCAAAATTCTAGCACTGCCATTCATCTTTTGACACACTTTTTCACTGTGGCACTTGCAGATAATGTGACTGGGGATATGGAGAAAGATGTACAATTTGCTACCGGAAATGGAAATGAACTAAAGGAACGGAGCAACTGCATCACTCTTTCTCCCTTTGGACTGGCCACTTACAAAGTACAGGGCAGTATCTGGACAAATCCTGAATGTGCAGACCATGAAAGGATCCGGGACCTCAACAGCGCTGCAGCCTCCTGGTTGAGGCAGCTTGGAGTTCATCACCATGACTTCAACTTCTTCACTACTCACTGATGTAAATAGttattgtttcctttttcttagtagGCTGCTACATGTCGCCATCATATTGCCCTACTAAAGTTTGGAGAATTCTGTGGAGGGTGAGAACTCTAGCTTCGGAGTAGGTTGCAGGGTTATGGTGGAACAAAAACGGTGCTTTTTAGTTAAAAAGAGCTAACGGTGCAGAGAACTGAAAGTAGGTTTCGGTTACATACTTTTCCTTTTCGAGAGATTATGAATTTCTACATTTTGGCACATCAATCTTTTATTGACAGTTTTTCTTGTTGAATTTGAgatatagaaataaaaaaaaaggtttcTTGTATGCCTGGCTTTTTCATATACTCTGTTGGATTCCATCCTTCATATGTTGGTCGCATGAAAGTGAGGGACAGGAAATGAATGGAAAGTGGGATATCCTCATGGATGACCCATATCCTCCCATTTCGGTTTTCCTTTTGCTTCTATAGCAACGGAAGATTTTGATTTCCTGATTGGTGTTTCACTTCTGTGGCAAGCCTTCATGGAGAAAGATGATCATCTTTTGCTTTGGTATTAGGTTCTTGTTAGTTAAATCTGTTTATTGAAAAGCCATTTCTACAGCATCCTTCAGTTGAAGGCTTACTTTGGGTATAAAAATCTTCTTGTGTATTAATTGTTTGGAATCGAAACAAATGGTTATTTGCTGATGCAGAATACTGGTTATCAGTGTGCTCAGAAATTTGGATATTTGGCTATTATACAAGTTCTGTGGTTAATGGGAATCAGCTGAGAGCAATCTTGCTCACAGTTCTGGATAGCTTTTAttctagttcatcaaaaatttaactGTCACCTTATCTGAATGCTGTTGCTTATTCTTGTCCAACTATTTGGAAGGAATTTGAAGGTTCCCTCTAGGCATAGCTACAAGGCATGTGGTCAGAATAGTTACTTGGATGGGATGTCATGAGGTTGGAATTATTTGCTTTTGGAAATTCTCTTTACAAGTGATGCTAGCTCCAAACCTCTGTTCACCACAAATTCTTCACCAGTAGAATTCATTCTGGCACCTACCACGGAGTGTGTTATCGGACAAGTTCGGGTAGATGAGAGGGTGAAAGCAACATTCTTGTAGCTAGATGCTGTGACAATGACCTTTGAAGTAACTTTTTTCATTGAAGTGAAAGAGCTTTAGAGGAAAAGCAAAGAAGGAAGGCCATTGTTCTTTACAAGAATATAGAAAGAAGCCTCTAGAACCTGAAGGTATTCTAGGAGTTTGCCTGGATCAGAGTATCCAAACAGAACCCTTGTTGCCATTGTACAACTAAAGTTGAAATTTTTTGGGTAGTTCACCACACACATCCTATTGCATGATTTATGCACGATCCATGGCTTAAAGCTATGCTTTCTGGTGGTTCCTAACCATCTAATCCCATCAGCAATTTGATGGCTCCTGAAAATACAGTAACCAAGTCAATCAAGGAAAAATTGCCATATGCCACCAgaagagttgaaaatttttgttttttgtttttttttttggtaaaaagaaAAACTATATTAACAGCAGAAGAAGATATACAGAGTATGTAATATATAATACAATAGATGCAAAGCATAACAAACAAGACCCATATACATAAACGAAGTATAGTAATTTAAACACACAGAATCCAGCAACTGCCAAAACCTGAAGACAGCAGG is a genomic window containing:
- the LOC105055476 gene encoding uncharacterized protein; translated protein: MAADRRRHSNLQCFLTRTTPSVPSHSLPKTCIRDLNSLWHPVIKGAMEYFTLKDLWDQYTEWSVYGAGVPVVLNNGETVVQYYVPYLSAIQIYTSKSPVASRNMLEESESDSCSDDSESEKLSRSWDTVSDDSVFDQDASWPTREHLGHLCFHYIEYGAPYGRLPLADKVTELARTYPGLMTLKSVELSPASWMSVAWYPIYHIPARRNVKDLSACFLTYHTISSAFQDNVTGDMEKDVQFATGNGNELKERSNCITLSPFGLATYKVQGSIWTNPECADHERIRDLNSAAASWLRQLGVHHHDFNFFTTH